A single Eulemur rufifrons isolate Redbay chromosome 9, OSU_ERuf_1, whole genome shotgun sequence DNA region contains:
- the TSEN54 gene encoding tRNA-splicing endonuclease subunit Sen54 — protein MEPEPDPAIVEIPAGRVLSARELLAARSRPQKLPQRSHGPKDFLPDGSAAQAERLRLCREELWQLLAEERVERLGSLVAAEWRPEEGFVELKSPAGKFWQTMGFSEQGLQRLHPEEALYLLECGSIQLFHQDLPLSIQEAYQLLLSEDTVTLLQYQVFSHLKRLGYVVRRFQQSCVLSPYERQLNLDGSTQCLEDRDGKRKRRGSSSRSSNKKAKALENSLQPESLATSSPPPRSQNSRCPEEKPQESSPIKGLVGPFHVLGALGPCPGLAREGAECSQESSQVGNGVQGARKPRWNFEQISFPNMASDSRHTLLLAPAPELLPANVAGRETDAESWCQKLNQRKEKLSWREQEQQAEARHFREDINADPEVQRCSSWQEYKELLQRRHLQRSQDLPRHLWGQPVTPLLKPGQADSPAMVLQRISVLQTTHLADGGARLLERSGGLEISFDVYQADAVATFRKNNPGKPYARMCISGFDEPVPDLCSLKRLSYQSGDVPLIFALVDHGDISFYSFRDFTLPRDLEH, from the exons ATGGAGCCCGAACCCGACCCGGCGATCGTGGAGATTCCCGCGGGGCGCGTGCTCAG cGCCCGGGAGCTCCTCGCTGCCCGCTCGCGGCCCCAGAAGCTGCCCCAGCGCTCGCATGGCCCCAAGGACTTCCTCCCCGACGGCTCGGCGGCCCAGGCCGAGCGGCTGCGCCTGTGCCGGGAAGAGCTCTGGCAGCTGCTGGCCGAGGAGCGCGTGGAGCGCCT GGGCAGCTTGGTGGCCGCCGAGTGGAGACCAGAAGAGGGTTTCGTGGAGTTAAAGTCTCCTGCG GGTAAATTCTGGCAGACCATGGGCTTCTCAGAGCAGGGCCTGCAGCGGCTTCACCCTGAAGAGGCACTGTATCTGCTGGAGTGT GGTTCTATCCAGCTCTTCCACCAAGACCTGCCACTGTCTATCCAGGAAGCCTACCAGCTGCTGCTGAGCGAGGACACTGTCACTTTGCTGCAGTACCAG gtcTTCAGCCACCTGAAGAGACTGGGTTACGTGGTTCGACGATTCCAACAAAG CTGTGTCCTGTCCCCTTATGAGAGGCAGCTTAACCTGGATGGCAGCACCCAGTGCCTGGAGGATAGGGATggcaagaggaagaggaggggctcCAGCTCTCG gTCCAGTAATAAGAAGGCCAAGGCCCTGGAGAACTCCCTGCAACCAGAGAGTCTGGCAACTTCCAGCCCACCTCCCCGCAGCCAGAACAGCCGATGCCCAGAAGAGAAACCCCAGGAGTCAAGCCCCATAAAGGGCCTAGTGGGCCCATTTCACGTTTTGGGAGCCCTGggtccctgccctggcctggccaggGAGGGTGCAGAGTGCAGCCAGGAGAGCAGCCAAGTAGGGAATGGAGTCCAGGGGGCTCGGAAGCCGCGCTGGAACTTTGAGCAGATCTCCTTCCCCAACATGGCTTCCGACAGCCGCCACACCCTCCTGCTTGCCCCAGCCCCGGAGCTGCTCCCGGCCAACGTGGCTGGGCGGGAGACAGACGCTGAATCCTGGTGCCAGAAGCTGAACCAGCGGAAGGAGAAGCTATCCTGGCGGGAACAGGAGCAACAGGCAGAGGCCAGGCACTTCCGGGAGGACATAAATGCAGACCCTGAGGTGCAACGCTGCTCCAGCTGGCAGGAGTACAAGGAGCTGCTGCAGAGGCGGCACCTGCAGAGGAGCCAGGACCTCCCCCGACACCTGTGGGGCCAGCCTGTCACGCCCTTGCTGAAGCCCGGCCAGGCAGACTCTCCAG CCATGGTCCTTCAACGTATCTCTGTGCTGCAGACAACACACCTTGCTGATGGAGGTGCCCG ACTGCTGGAGAGGTCTGGGGGCTTGGAAATCAGCTTTGATGTTTACCAGGCTGACGCCGTGGCCACCTTCCGAAAGAATAACCCTGGCAAACCTTATGCCCGGATGTGCATTAGTGG